The following proteins are co-located in the Anomalospiza imberbis isolate Cuckoo-Finch-1a 21T00152 chromosome Z, ASM3175350v1, whole genome shotgun sequence genome:
- the GNG10 gene encoding guanine nucleotide-binding protein G(I)/G(S)/G(O) subunit gamma-10, which produces MSSGGSLSTMQRLVEQLKVEAAVERIKVSQAAAELQQYCAQNACKDALLVGVPAGSNPFREPRSCALL; this is translated from the exons ATGTCGTCTGGCGGCAGCCTGAGCACCATGCAGCGGCTGGTGGAGCAGCTGAAGGTGGAGGCGGCCGTGGAGAGGATCAAG gtcTCTCAGGCAGCTGCAGAACTCCAGCAGTACTGTGCGCAAAATGCTTGCAAAGATGCCTTGCTTGTTGGGGTTCCTGCAGGGAGCAATCCCTTCCGTGAACCCCGATCTTGTGCTCTGCTCTGA